One region of Deltaproteobacteria bacterium genomic DNA includes:
- a CDS encoding TM0996/MTH895 family glutaredoxin-like protein, with the protein MKIAILGPGCPRCRQTADAVREAVEQAGIEATIHKVEDIREIVRFKVLMTPAVAIDGLVRISGKVPTVEEVKALLADGGKT; encoded by the coding sequence TTGAAGATCGCGATCCTCGGGCCCGGGTGCCCCAGGTGCCGACAGACGGCCGATGCGGTCCGGGAGGCGGTGGAACAGGCGGGCATCGAAGCGACGATCCACAAGGTCGAGGACATCCGGGAGATCGTGCGGTTCAAGGTGCTGATGACGCCCGCCGTCGCCATCGATGGCCTTGTGAGGATCTCCGGCAAGGTCCCGACGGTCGAAGAAGTCAAGGCGCTCCTGGCGGACGGCGGAAAGACATGA
- a CDS encoding thioredoxin family protein, producing the protein MTARAAALLLSAVRTGIAILLLLLPGPAGSTSAEEDELVSLARSRNRVLIADFGLGMCRQCKTQSEILDQVRSVYKEKLIVRMVLVNKEPALAARYRVETIPHLVFFDPAGNVAYRKTGVMRYEEVAARLSRMGVKP; encoded by the coding sequence ATGACGGCACGCGCGGCAGCGTTGCTCCTTTCCGCGGTTCGGACCGGGATCGCGATCCTGCTCCTCCTGCTTCCCGGCCCGGCCGGATCGACCTCCGCGGAGGAGGACGAGCTCGTGAGCCTGGCCCGGAGCAGGAACCGGGTGCTGATCGCCGATTTCGGGCTGGGGATGTGCCGGCAGTGCAAGACCCAGTCGGAGATCCTCGACCAGGTCCGGTCGGTCTACAAGGAGAAGCTGATCGTCCGGATGGTCCTTGTCAACAAGGAGCCGGCTCTCGCGGCGCGATACCGGGTGGAAACGATCCCTCACCTCGTCTTCTTCGACCCCGCAGGAAACGTCGCGTACCGGAAAACAGGTGTCATGCGATACGAGGAAGTCGCCGCCCGGCTTTCCCGGATGGGCGTGAAGCCGTGA
- a CDS encoding winged helix-turn-helix transcriptional regulator, giving the protein MSLREYEMVMKSVADPTRVRILKLLEAGEICVCQVVAILELSQSTISKHLYLLKVAGLVKERQVKKWVHYSLDGSEGFPYARKMLGALKGWLNDDAMIIRDRKREVLARTLGPIEICGRGMKLPSRRIAACRPAIPGETAGSE; this is encoded by the coding sequence ATGTCGCTTCGGGAATACGAGATGGTGATGAAATCCGTGGCCGATCCGACCCGGGTGAGGATCCTCAAGCTCCTCGAGGCGGGAGAGATATGCGTCTGCCAGGTCGTCGCCATCCTCGAGCTCAGCCAATCCACCATCTCCAAGCATCTCTACCTGCTGAAGGTGGCGGGGCTGGTCAAGGAGCGGCAGGTGAAAAAGTGGGTCCATTACTCCCTGGACGGTTCGGAGGGATTCCCCTACGCGAGGAAGATGCTCGGCGCATTGAAGGGCTGGCTGAACGACGACGCGATGATCATCCGGGACCGGAAACGCGAGGTCCTGGCCAGGACGCTCGGGCCGATCGAGATCTGCGGGCGGGGAATGAAGCTGCCGTCGCGCCGGATCGCGGCCTGCCGTCCGGCCATCCCGGGAGAGACGGCGGGGTCGGAATGA